TGAACATGCACAGATTTTGCTCTGCTTTATGAAACCAGCTTTTGGGGGGGAGGAAATACaaacagttttttcttttcattcagcatcaatttgcattttcaaaattatttttatgatttcaGGGGTGTTAAGTCTCTGGTCTAGCCTGGTATAGCCAGACTAATTCGCAAATGCAAATTAatctttcagtttatttttgcaatttCCACAGACCAAAATGACTCTGGACGCAATTAAATAGACCTATAACCAATGAGCAATGAAACAACGTGGCTCTATACGACACATGGAAATATGAACGGTGCTAAGCAGGTAAAAAATGGCGGCCGGGTCACAAACTGTCTTGTTAACGTTTAGAAACTACacatatgtactatatatatactaacTAAAACTCCAGTAAAACAATCTTTATCTCTACAAagtgctttttgtttttcatttgtttactAAAGAAATGACCTGCAAATATTTCACATGGGTGCCCAAGAAAAGTAAAGCCTTTTCCGTTATTTTCAGTATGATACTCTGGTCAACATTAGGGTTgcaaatgattattttcattgttaattAATCTGACGGAAAATGTCtcaattgtttggtctataaaatgtcagaaaacagaagaaaatacttttgtttatgcaacaaaaacagagaaaggcagCACATCTTTACATTAGAGAAGCTTTAACCAAAAATGGCCTAAGCAAAAaatcatttattaaaataagTGCAGATTGattctctctgtcttctgtcgATCAACTAAtctattaatcaactaatcgTTTCAGTTTTAGTGCAGCTCTCACAGCAGACATCTTGCTCGTCATAGCAGGTAAAGCACAGGTGTAGTTATAAGAAAACTGCAATCAAACACAGCTGTTATTAATGGCATGTTTATAAGTTTACGTTTTCAGCAAACAAGGACCTCAGCTTTGCCgacaatacatattttatttgcaggtgtaatgtgaaaaaaatgcatcatTGTCACAACATCTCATCTACAAAATGCACATAGACTTTTCAAAGTAGCTTTGTAgattaaaatagataaaatgttCCAAGACGCTATATCGAGATATCTAGTGACAGTGCCTAACATTGCCTCTGTTGTATTGGTACAATAGATTTAGTGAGAAAAGTGAGAAGTAGGGCACGGCTTGTGTCTGTCTACTTGcttttcttcatcatcatcatctgatggtgaggaggaggagtaaGCTGAAGAGGAGCAGTTTGAGCTCTGAGATGACTCCTCATCACTCCCGGAGTTTTCTGAGTCCTCATTATCCTcatctacttcttcttcttcttcttctccctcctcctcagtgTTCTGCTGTGCCTCTTGCTCTAATGAAAAAGGCATGACACAAACTCATGGTGTGTTCTGGAATATGGAGCTCAAGTGTTTGTATAAATGGGGAAACTCTCACCCTCCAACAGCTTCTTCTGGATCAGCGGGAGAAACTCAGAGGCCTCAGAATTGTCCGGTTCATGGATGAGAACtggacagaggagagaagaggcaTCATTGGCTGGCTTCACCGTTGGCAGATTTATTGACTGACAGACATAGACTTGATGGATGCAGGATACATACTCATCTGACACAGTTTGCCGGCCAGCTGGAAGTCTCTGTCCATCACAGCTCTGAGGAACTGAaaccacacattttaaattgggtttcaatttcattttctctCAACGGAGTACATCCAAGTTTAGTAAACATGTATATTTGACTAAAACCAAGGACTAAAATGATTTTTGGcatctgaaataaaaataaagtttagcCCATCCTCTGAGCAGAGCATACAGTGTAGAATCATTGACGATGATCAGTCACTTCACCTCCATCATCAGCTCCACTGGTGCCGTTCGTTCCTCATCCCCAACAtcctcttcttctgtcttttcttcctttctatTTGGCCCATGTGTGGGGAGAAGCTCAGCTGGTGGAGGAGAATGTGTTGTTCCACCTGACAACCATTAACATTATCATCAGTTCCTTTCTTGCAACATTTCTTGTTTAGCATTTTGTTCTACAGTAAACGTACCTATTCGCATTGAGTCTGGGGGCTTCCTCAGGTCTTTCATTTTCAGCTCTTCATCAGGCACTGCAGtcgactgtgtgtgtttatcaacCCTGGAATCGCATTTAGGATTCAAAACTGTGTGTTGGTGATATTTTATTAGTCTCATCACTTACTATGTGAATTCAGAGTACAGACCTTGGTGTTATGCTGATGGATTCCTTAGGTGAGCACTCTACAGGAGAACCACAGACATCCAAGACATTCAAATTAGCCAGTTAACCCTTGCATGAATTTGACGTATTGTTTTGGGCACAATAGATAGCACTTAATGTGAATTGTGTGACCATAACAAGCTGAAACTGTTCATTGATAGTATGTTGTCAACATAACATTAAAGTTACTGTAACAATCTGAGGAAAATGGATGAGAAGGAGGAAAAATTACACAGACAACAAAGTTTACTTTTGGTGTACGCAGCCTGTCTCTTCTTATTCTGTCACAGTTAGTGGCTTTGTTTGTGATTTACATTTCCCAGATTGACTGTTGACATAATTagcatgcatgtacacatttATCCATATGCTCGTGCAGAGTGATCAACATCAATTGCAATGAAAAatagcaaattacatttttcattcacttAACATATCTGGGATTTGCCTTGTAGCCTGGTCTTTTTATGCATTCTTTGAGTGAGCAATCGTTTTCCCTGCATGTTCAGGAAAAGACTTCTCTTTGCATAATTGTTAAAAATATTGTGAAAGTACTGATAAGATGAATTTTCCTTCAATCTTAGAAAGTCCAACACCACATACCGTCTGCATCCAGCACATTCCCACTTTGAAACCCAAACTTTAGAGTCTCCTGGCAAGAAACcttaataatgaaaacaaaatggaatTACAGTAGTGAAGCAAAAAATGTTTCCGTCAATCCAGTCTTTGTGTAGTCCATCTCGTAATACCCACCGTCACAGAATGAGGCCGTGCCAGGGCAGGAAGACTCCTGCGGGATACAAAAAGTAaacgaaaaaataaaaaaactggatGAGCATGGTGTGTTATGACAGAAATGTATACTTTCTAAGATGATACTTTTCTTACCGAGGTTTAATGTCCCTGATGACTGTCTTTTCCCAAACTTGGTATGGAAAATAATAAGAACATAAGCTTGCCATAAAAGGCTGGTGAGCAGCATAAGTGCAAGTGCAACTCATGTAAAATCGTATGTCTCATTTCAGTATTTGCAAATGAAAATAAGTCTGAAAGTGATGTTTGTACACTAATGTGAAACGGTAATTACTTCTTACCACTGCGTTTGTGTATCTCAGCATTAGCAGAGGGGACTTCTGCTGTCCACTACATCCAGGTAGAGAGGTCAACACGATTGTAATATTCATACGATGTTTATTGGGACATGCAGAGTAGCAATGCACAAGCTTGAACATCAACATCAGCAATGTAATCCATAATAAAAGTGTATGATAGAAAACTAGAGTGTAATAAACAGAACACAGTTGACTTTATTCAGTGCTCACCTGTTTCTGTGACTTGGTGGAGGATTTCCCCGAACACTCTAAACTGGACATCACATTGCAGCAGTTAAATCATATTATCGTTTGTGAATTAAACAGCATAGATTATAAAATCTGAACGTTTCTACGTGGTTTTAAGGTTTAGCTTATGTATGGCACTCGTATCGTGTTCTTACATTGTAGAGTAACGTTATGCTATAGTAATTTTTAAGGCGTTTAGCTAGTTctacttttttgtatttaagtatttaattTAGCGTTAAGACAGCTGCTGAAGCAACATTCAAAGTACTGAAATCAATTACTACGTCGTTAACTAGCTATCATGTTGTTCATTTAGCAAGGGTAGCTAGTTTAtcagataacgttagctaacgttgcaTAATATATTGTAATCTTTCATTACCTTTAACTAGCTAGCCATGTTTTGTGAACTAACATCTGCGTAGTTTGTTGGTGACGTTAAGTCACCAGTTGCTCACCTGCTCATTGATGAAGATAAAGCGACTGCAACTTAAAATACTACTTACTCTAAAACTGTCGTGCAAGGTCTAGGTTTTCTCGTTTAAATGTTAATCTAGCTACTTTTCTATCAGTGGGACAGACTGTCGTTGCACCGCAACAGTTAAGTAAACATAGTAACCGAGCTACTCCGAGAATGCTGCCTTCAAGCGCTGCCGGACATTTTGCAATTGATTGGAAACACAGTTCACGCCAGAGATAGATTCATTTTGTGCCATCAATTTTGGAGTAAGGAGAAGCAGTGATGTAGTAGCCTACTGTACGTACATTTTAAATAGGACTTATGTGTTTCTGTTCATCGTATGGGATGTTCTTCGAATTAGTCTACAGGTGTTACAAAACgttttgtcataaaaaagttaACAAAATGCACTGAATGCACTAAAAGTCATATTTACACAATTTAAGCTCAGAAATAAAATATTCTGAAGGCTTTTCTCCCAGGCCCCTTTTACATAGAGCCTATCGTTTCCGTCCACCCTTCATGTCAGCCATATTTCATCCAATAAGTAGCTGTTAATGCTACATTAGCTGTGCATACATTGAAAGCGCTGCCCTCAGTCTTGAGTGAGTGAGAATGTGAGGATGgagatattgtgtgtgtggttaataGGTTCAGGTCCCCTCAGCACTTGGCTGTATAGTTTCATGGTTGTCTTGTAATTTTAGGAAGACTGACAGGCTGAAGACTCAGAGTTCCCACAGATTAGCACATGACTGACAGGTTTGTTCATTTTCTGCCAGAATGTGAAGTACTGTTTAGAGAAGATTAGTTTGGGCTGTTAAATGCAAGTGAGTTAAATGTGaatgtctgcacacacacacacacacacacacacacacacaaacaccaattAAGCTGTGCCATGAAGTTGCTCGGACTGTGCTCTCCCTAGGGATCCCACTCATGCACAATGACATGCCACTGAACCGTGTGTATGCTTCTGTGTAGACTGTGTGTTGTCATGAGTGTAAAAAGTGGTAAGGAGGCTATCAGTCTTATACAAAGTTGTCTTGAAGAAGAAATGGACAAGAACACAGCCACTAGACACAACTAAAGTCATTTTCTCATTGAATGTCAAAAATTGACCCCTGGAGTTAGGCAATTTGTTGTCAACATGTTGCATTCAATAAATGTTGCTAACATAAAGTTGTTGTGCTTTCCCTGGCCAAATTAAATGCCCATTCATTGTCTTGCAGCATCAGGTGCAAAATTTAAAGAGGTATAAAATATAAAGGTACATAGAGGAATGAGCCCACAGAGTTTGAGCTTTAATATCTATATCTATGATATATTTTCCATTCAACAAGGATCAGTTCATTTTTACCCTGCAAGTCTTAATAAGCCACAACTCATGCTTTATTCAAACCCACAGAACTTTGTTTTAAATGCTAGTGGAGATCCTAGTTtctaaaaacaccaaatatgtTAAAGGAATTGTGTGAATAAAAACTGATGCACAAGAAGTCTCGAATGCAAATAATAAACGTCATTTAGCTTCAatgaaaagttggaaaaagttcAGACAATATGGAACAAGATGAGTTTTTCAAACTGAGAAGGGGGACAAATGTaagttttgttattgtgttattacaacaatacaacaatTAGTTTCATACTAGTTGAGTTAAAGttttagggggaaaaaaacgtgcATTTTCCTTCATCAGCACCGTGTCAGTATGGTTCAATCAGATTTGCTGGCAACATGAGCAAACACTTAACAACTATGATCATTTCTTGAAAAGCATTTAGCTAAACTCTGATTGGTGCATGGAAATACTGTGCACAACATCACAATTTCCCAAATAAATCCCTTAAATGTCTCATGTAATATAACCCAAACTGTTCACGTAGAACATAGTAAGAAGCTTTTTTTCCAAGGCTTTTTGGAGCTTGTCTAGGGttttttaatatgaaaaaatggATGTAATGAGGAGATTAGATAACTTATGCCTTCATCTAAACCTTGTTTCCAGACTTAACCAGTCTTGTAAGATCAGATTTTATAGCAATACAGCAAATGTCAAATGCCAAACACCAAGGTGGAACGTGAACTGCAAACGCTGCTCTGACACTGTCACCTTGTTTTTTATGGAAAACCCCCGCCCCACCAATTCCTCCTCCCCAATAATAGACTATACACAGAAGGAGAGAGCcacaaaatgcacacacacacacacacacacacacacacaaacacacacacacacacacacacacagcaccagcAGCCCATAAGACACACCTGCCATAGACGGTTGATGGGAAAATATATTCCACACAGACAACATGATAACAGAATCATTTCACACTTCAGTGATCCTCTGCACATTctctttgtgtgcatgtgtgtgtgtgtgtgtgtgtgtgtgtgtgtgtgtgtgtgtgtgtgtgtgtgtgtgtgtgtgtgtgtgtgtgtgtgtgtggtctgtgtgagCATCAGCCATAGACTGGCACCAGCATGCACATCTATTAGTGTGCTGGTGggttatatgtactgtatgtgccttGAGAGACTCTGCTTCTCACAAATTTCCATATGATGAGCCCTGAGGCCGCCTTGACTGCAAAAGAGAACACAGAGGGGGAAAAGGGACAGGAAGACTCATGACAGTCCTGTAGGACATCACAATGTGGAATGTGAAGCATGTATTTCTTTGATGGAACGCCACTGAACGTACTGTTCCCATCATTAACAGGGATCAGCATAACCAAAATGAAGCAACATCATGCTGTCATAATGACTTCATTTGTAGTGCATGTATTTGAGTGTGTGGGTCCCATTCACCATGACTTTGTGCGTGGCACATTGATACTCATGTTAGTGTGTCCTCGGGCACAAGTGTTTATAAGGCATCTGTTCA
The sequence above is drawn from the Etheostoma spectabile isolate EspeVRDwgs_2016 chromosome 12, UIUC_Espe_1.0, whole genome shotgun sequence genome and encodes:
- the LOC116698775 gene encoding glutamic acid-rich protein isoform X2, producing the protein MSSLECSGKSSTKSQKQWTAEVPSANAEIHKRSDQVWEKTVIRDIKPRSLPALARPHSVTVSCQETLKFGFQSGNVLDADECSPKESISITPRVDKHTQSTAVPDEELKMKDLRKPPDSMRIGGTTHSPPPAELLPTHGPNRKEEKTEEEDVGDEERTAPVELMMEFLRAVMDRDFQLAGKLCQMILIHEPDNSEASEFLPLIQKKLLEEQEAQQNTEEEGEEEEEEVDEDNEDSENSGSDEESSQSSNCSSSAYSSSSPSDDDDEEKQVDRHKPCPTSHFSH
- the LOC116698775 gene encoding glutamic acid-rich protein isoform X1 encodes the protein MSSLECSGKSSTKSQKQWTAEVPSANAEIHKRSDQVWEKTVIRDIKPRRSLPALARPHSVTVSCQETLKFGFQSGNVLDADECSPKESISITPRVDKHTQSTAVPDEELKMKDLRKPPDSMRIGGTTHSPPPAELLPTHGPNRKEEKTEEEDVGDEERTAPVELMMEFLRAVMDRDFQLAGKLCQMILIHEPDNSEASEFLPLIQKKLLEEQEAQQNTEEEGEEEEEEVDEDNEDSENSGSDEESSQSSNCSSSAYSSSSPSDDDDEEKQVDRHKPCPTSHFSH
- the LOC116698775 gene encoding glutamic acid-rich protein isoform X3, producing the protein MSSLECSGKSSTKSQKQWTAEVPSANAEIHKRSVWEKTVIRDIKPRSLPALARPHSVTVSCQETLKFGFQSGNVLDADECSPKESISITPRVDKHTQSTAVPDEELKMKDLRKPPDSMRIGGTTHSPPPAELLPTHGPNRKEEKTEEEDVGDEERTAPVELMMEFLRAVMDRDFQLAGKLCQMILIHEPDNSEASEFLPLIQKKLLEEQEAQQNTEEEGEEEEEEVDEDNEDSENSGSDEESSQSSNCSSSAYSSSSPSDDDDEEKQVDRHKPCPTSHFSH